A DNA window from Arachis hypogaea cultivar Tifrunner chromosome 18, arahy.Tifrunner.gnm2.J5K5, whole genome shotgun sequence contains the following coding sequences:
- the LOC112770878 gene encoding protein EMSY-LIKE 3 isoform X1, translating to MDYEPFDSSGTDDDLPPAHQNRIPRGGGRLAGNGRSAVGSIPYPRMYGDVDMEAQIHQLEQEAYSSVLRAFKAQADAITWEKESLITELRKELRLSNEEHRELLSRVNADDVIRRIREWRQAGGHQPGVGNTGPALHDSNPSPTVSAPHKKAKITPSGATRSLGVPSSSFHPQPLTTPHQPSSSGPKRGSVPGSKGKKQKPGQMPPGAPSMKQFPSGRGGRNQVPNNRVGDLAEGASFDSLVGRRVRTKWPDDNNFYEAVIADFNPTNGLHNLVYDMGSANETWEWVNLSEISPEDIQWVGEDPGINLRGGIAGPGHGMNRPVGRDSVPGAGRGRGIPKGQSRKDILSSQNGIGKKAPDDIQILHTDTLIKEVERVFSVNRPDPSEVDKAKKVLNDHEQALIDAIARLEDLSDGESDGGGHHFSHAQSMDRD from the exons ATGGACTACGAACCCTTCGATAGTAGTG GAACCGACGATGATCTTCCACCAGCACACCAAAATAGGATTCCCAGGGGTGGAGGTCGTCTTGCTGGGAATGGTAGATCTGCTGTGGGTTCAATTCCATACCCCAGGATGTATGGTGATGTTGATATGGAAGCACAAATTCACCAACTTGAGCAGGAAGCATACAGTTCAGTTCTACGAGCCTTTAAAGCTCAAGCTGATGCCATTACTTgg GAGAAAGAAAGTTTGATTACAGAACTGAGAAAAGAACTGAGATTGTCAAATGAGGAGCACAGAGAACTTCTAAGTCGGGTTAATGCGGATGATGTGATTCGAAGGATAAG AGAATGGAGACAGGCAGGTGGCCATCAGCCAGGCGTCGGAAATACTGGTCCAGCACTTCATGATTCTAATCCCAGCCCAACAGTCTCTGCACCTCACAAAAAGGCCAAGATAACGCCATCTGGAGCAACACGGTCTTTAGGTGTGCCTTCTTCTTCATTTCATCCCCAACCACTGACTACGCCCCACCAGCCATCTTCTTCGGGACCCAAACGAGGATCTGTTCCTGGATCAAAGGGAAAGAAGCAAAAACCT GGTCAAATGCCACCTGGTGCACCTTCAATGAAGCAATTTCCATCAGGACGAGGTGGAAGGAATCAAGTGCCTAATAATAGAGTGGGTGACCTAGCTGAGGGTGCATCATTTGATTCATTGGTTGGTAGGAGAGTGCGGACAAAATGGCCCGATGATAATAACTTCTACGAAGCTGTTATCGCAGACTTCAATCCGACTAAT GGCCTACATAATCTAGTCTATGACATGGGAAGTGCAAATGAGACATGGGAATGGGTTAATCTTTCAGAG ATATCTCCTGAAGATATTCAATGGGTGGGTGAGGATCCTGGAATCAATCTTCGTGGGGGTATAGCAGGTCCTGGGCATGGGATGAATAGGCCTGTCGGACGTGATAGTGTTCCAGGGGCCGGAAGAGGTAGGGGAATTCCAAAGGGGCAATCCAGGAAAGATATTTTGTCATCACAGAACGGCATAGGAAAGAAAGCTCCAGATGATATACAAATACTTCACACAGACACACTAATCAAGGAG GTGGAGAGAGTATTCAGTGTGAATCGTCCTGATCCCTCTGAAGTTGACAAAGCAAAGAAAGTATTGAAT GATCATGAGCAAGCTCTTATTGATGCCATTGCAAGACTTGAAGATCTTTCTGATGGTGAGAGTG ATGGTGGTGGTCACCATTTCTCTCATGCTCAATCAATGGATAGAGACTAA
- the LOC112770722 gene encoding protein argonaute 4A isoform X1, with product MFSLKKGIRDGDDGTKEVTILTLVEKSTLSTLQRASLVEKSRQKPPERMRVLSDALKTSNYGSEPMLQNCEISISIGFTQVDGRVLPSPKVFLIMTWKVPEEYITKFDGSSILKRCSSNANF from the exons ATG TTTTCTCTGAAGAAAGGTATAAGAGATGGTGATGATGGTACTAAAGAAGTGACTATTTTAACGTTGGTAGAGAAGTCCACGCTGTCCACGCTTCAAAGGGCTTCATTGGTAGAGAAGTCCAGGCAGAAGCCACCGGAGAGGATGAGGGTTTTATCTGAT gCACTAAAAACCAGTAACTATGGTTCTGAACCTATGCTTCAAAATTGTGAAATCTCTATAAGCATCGGCTTTACTCAAGTGGATGGTCGTGTTCTACCTTCACCAAAG GTTTTCTTAATTATGACTTGGAAGGTCCCTGAAGAATATATTACTAAATTTGATGGATCTTCTATTTTGAAG AGATGTAGTTCCAATGCGAACTTCTAG
- the LOC112770722 gene encoding ATPase GET3B isoform X5 — protein sequence MVAGKERKYYMLSGKGGVGKTSCAVSLVVRFANHGHPTMIVSTDPAHSLSDYFAQENVLAESRMMIPDCHKRLEAALVDLKGALAELEKSNEKEGSEIDDA from the exons ATGGTGGCAGGGAAGGAGAGGAAGTATTACATGCTTAGTGGGAAAGGGGGTGTGGGAAAAACAAGCTGTGCTGTCTCCCTTGTAGTGAGATTTGCAAATCATGGGCACCCCACTATGATAGTTTCAACTGACCCTGCTCACTCCTTAAGCGACTATTTTGCTCAG GAAAATGTGCTGGCTGAGTCTAGGATGATGATTCCTGATTGCCACAAGCGCCTTGAGGCCGCACTCGTGGATTTAAAAGGAGCATTG GCTGAGCTAGAGAAATCAAATGAGAAGGAAGGTTCTGAAATCGATGATGCTTGA
- the LOC112770878 gene encoding protein EMSY-LIKE 3 isoform X2: MDYEPFDSSGTDDDLPPAHQNRIPRGGGRLAGNGRSAVGSIPYPRMYGDVDMEAQIHQLEQEAYSSVLRAFKAQADAITWEKESLITELRKELRLSNEEHRELLSRVNADDVIRRIREWRQAGGHQPGVGNTGPALHDSNPSPTVSAPHKKAKITPSGATRSLGVPSSSFHPQPLTTPHQPSSSGPKRGSVPGSKGKKQKPGQMPPGAPSMKQFPSGRGGRNQVPNNRVGDLAEGASFDSLVGRRVRTKWPDDNNFYEAVIADFNPTNGLHNLVYDMGSANETWEWVNLSEISPEDIQWVGEDPGINLRGGIAGPGHGMNRPVGRDSVPGAGRGRGIPKGQSRKDILSSQNGIGKKAPDDIQILHTDTLIKEVERVFSVNRPDPSEVDKAKKVLNDHEQALIDAIARLEDLSDDGGGHHFSHAQSMDRD, translated from the exons ATGGACTACGAACCCTTCGATAGTAGTG GAACCGACGATGATCTTCCACCAGCACACCAAAATAGGATTCCCAGGGGTGGAGGTCGTCTTGCTGGGAATGGTAGATCTGCTGTGGGTTCAATTCCATACCCCAGGATGTATGGTGATGTTGATATGGAAGCACAAATTCACCAACTTGAGCAGGAAGCATACAGTTCAGTTCTACGAGCCTTTAAAGCTCAAGCTGATGCCATTACTTgg GAGAAAGAAAGTTTGATTACAGAACTGAGAAAAGAACTGAGATTGTCAAATGAGGAGCACAGAGAACTTCTAAGTCGGGTTAATGCGGATGATGTGATTCGAAGGATAAG AGAATGGAGACAGGCAGGTGGCCATCAGCCAGGCGTCGGAAATACTGGTCCAGCACTTCATGATTCTAATCCCAGCCCAACAGTCTCTGCACCTCACAAAAAGGCCAAGATAACGCCATCTGGAGCAACACGGTCTTTAGGTGTGCCTTCTTCTTCATTTCATCCCCAACCACTGACTACGCCCCACCAGCCATCTTCTTCGGGACCCAAACGAGGATCTGTTCCTGGATCAAAGGGAAAGAAGCAAAAACCT GGTCAAATGCCACCTGGTGCACCTTCAATGAAGCAATTTCCATCAGGACGAGGTGGAAGGAATCAAGTGCCTAATAATAGAGTGGGTGACCTAGCTGAGGGTGCATCATTTGATTCATTGGTTGGTAGGAGAGTGCGGACAAAATGGCCCGATGATAATAACTTCTACGAAGCTGTTATCGCAGACTTCAATCCGACTAAT GGCCTACATAATCTAGTCTATGACATGGGAAGTGCAAATGAGACATGGGAATGGGTTAATCTTTCAGAG ATATCTCCTGAAGATATTCAATGGGTGGGTGAGGATCCTGGAATCAATCTTCGTGGGGGTATAGCAGGTCCTGGGCATGGGATGAATAGGCCTGTCGGACGTGATAGTGTTCCAGGGGCCGGAAGAGGTAGGGGAATTCCAAAGGGGCAATCCAGGAAAGATATTTTGTCATCACAGAACGGCATAGGAAAGAAAGCTCCAGATGATATACAAATACTTCACACAGACACACTAATCAAGGAG GTGGAGAGAGTATTCAGTGTGAATCGTCCTGATCCCTCTGAAGTTGACAAAGCAAAGAAAGTATTGAAT GATCATGAGCAAGCTCTTATTGATGCCATTGCAAGACTTGAAGATCTTTCTGATG ATGGTGGTGGTCACCATTTCTCTCATGCTCAATCAATGGATAGAGACTAA
- the LOC112770722 gene encoding protein argonaute 4A isoform X3, with translation MFSLKKGIRDGDDGTKEVTILTLVEKSTLSTLQRASLVEKSRQKPPERMRVLSDALKTSNYGSEPMLQNCEISISIGFTQVDGRVLPSPKVPEEYITKFDGSSILKRCSSNANF, from the exons ATG TTTTCTCTGAAGAAAGGTATAAGAGATGGTGATGATGGTACTAAAGAAGTGACTATTTTAACGTTGGTAGAGAAGTCCACGCTGTCCACGCTTCAAAGGGCTTCATTGGTAGAGAAGTCCAGGCAGAAGCCACCGGAGAGGATGAGGGTTTTATCTGAT gCACTAAAAACCAGTAACTATGGTTCTGAACCTATGCTTCAAAATTGTGAAATCTCTATAAGCATCGGCTTTACTCAAGTGGATGGTCGTGTTCTACCTTCACCAAAG GTCCCTGAAGAATATATTACTAAATTTGATGGATCTTCTATTTTGAAG AGATGTAGTTCCAATGCGAACTTCTAG
- the LOC112770722 gene encoding protein argonaute 4A isoform X4 yields MKGIRDGDDGTKEVTILTLVEKSTLSTLQRASLVEKSRQKPPERMRVLSDALKTSNYGSEPMLQNCEISISIGFTQVDGRVLPSPKVPEEYITKFDGSSILKRCSSNANF; encoded by the exons ATG AAAGGTATAAGAGATGGTGATGATGGTACTAAAGAAGTGACTATTTTAACGTTGGTAGAGAAGTCCACGCTGTCCACGCTTCAAAGGGCTTCATTGGTAGAGAAGTCCAGGCAGAAGCCACCGGAGAGGATGAGGGTTTTATCTGAT gCACTAAAAACCAGTAACTATGGTTCTGAACCTATGCTTCAAAATTGTGAAATCTCTATAAGCATCGGCTTTACTCAAGTGGATGGTCGTGTTCTACCTTCACCAAAG GTCCCTGAAGAATATATTACTAAATTTGATGGATCTTCTATTTTGAAG AGATGTAGTTCCAATGCGAACTTCTAG
- the LOC112770722 gene encoding protein argonaute 4A isoform X2, whose translation MKGIRDGDDGTKEVTILTLVEKSTLSTLQRASLVEKSRQKPPERMRVLSDALKTSNYGSEPMLQNCEISISIGFTQVDGRVLPSPKVFLIMTWKVPEEYITKFDGSSILKRCSSNANF comes from the exons ATG AAAGGTATAAGAGATGGTGATGATGGTACTAAAGAAGTGACTATTTTAACGTTGGTAGAGAAGTCCACGCTGTCCACGCTTCAAAGGGCTTCATTGGTAGAGAAGTCCAGGCAGAAGCCACCGGAGAGGATGAGGGTTTTATCTGAT gCACTAAAAACCAGTAACTATGGTTCTGAACCTATGCTTCAAAATTGTGAAATCTCTATAAGCATCGGCTTTACTCAAGTGGATGGTCGTGTTCTACCTTCACCAAAG GTTTTCTTAATTATGACTTGGAAGGTCCCTGAAGAATATATTACTAAATTTGATGGATCTTCTATTTTGAAG AGATGTAGTTCCAATGCGAACTTCTAG